From the Conger conger chromosome 13, fConCon1.1, whole genome shotgun sequence genome, the window ATAAGGTGATTAGAAATATGACCAGGATACGTGATGAACTGACAGAAAGGGAAGTTGACACaagatagttttttttaatcttctgtTTGGGTGGAAGAAAATGTTGCTCAGAATCTTTTTGCCTCTCGTTTTAATCTCGatgctgtttttgttgtggCTAGCCACTTATTCATGTGTGCATTTCTCACACCGCTCAGGCTGTGATCAGCCTAACAGATCTGTCAGCCTaacaggtctgtctgtctgtctgtctgtctgtctgtctgtctgtctgtctgtctgtctgtctgtctgtctgtctgtctgtctgtctgtctgtctgtctgtctgtctgtctgtctgtctgtctgtctgtctgtctgtctgtctgtctgtctgtctgtctgtctgtctgtctgtctgtctgtctgtctgtctgtctgtctgtctgtctgtctgtctgtctgtctgtctgtctgtctgtctgtctgtctgtctgtctgtctgtctgtctgtctgtctgtctgtctgtctgtctgtctgtctgtctgtctgtctgtctgtctgtctgtctgtctgtctgtctgtctgtctgtctgtctgtctgtctgtctgtctgtctgtctgtctgtctgtctgtctgtctgtctgtctgtctgtctgtctgtctgtctgtctgtctgtctgtctgtctgtctgtctgtctgtctgtctgtctgtctgtctgtctgtctgtctgtctgtctgtctgtctgtctgtctgtctgtctgtctgtctgtctgtctgtctgtctgtctgtctgtctgtctgtctgtctgtctgtctgtctgtctgtctgtctgtctgtctgtctgtctgtctgtctgtctgtctgtctgtctgtctgtctgtctgtctgtctgtctgtctgtctgtctgtctgtctgtctgtctgtctgtctgtctgtctgtctgtctgtctgtctgtctgtctgtctgtctgtctgtctgtctgtctgtctgtctgtctgtctgtctgtctgtctgtctgtctgtctgtctgtctgtctgtctgtctgtctgtctgtctgtctgtctgtctgtctgtctgtctgtctgtctgtctgtctgtctgtctgtctgtctgtctgtctgtctgtctgtctgtctgtctgtctgtctgtctgtctgtctgtctgtctgtctgtctgtctgtctgtctgtctgtctgtctgtctgtctgtctgtctgtctgtctgtctgtctgtctgtctgtctgtctgtctgtctgtctgtctgtctgtctgtctgtctgtctgtctgtctgtctgtctgtctgtctgtctgtctgtgcattcCCACTCATTCATCCCACTTGTTCTTCATTTAgtgtctccacctcccactccttatacagatttccttcctgtctttctcGCTTccctctcacctgtttcttgttGTCTGTTCAGTTCTGTGATTGGTTCCCCCTGCCCAGGTTCTTGACAGTTACACCCATTATCAGTACATTGTTAGTTGCATAATCACCTAATTGATTCATACATGATTACAATGTTTATTGGATCTTCTTTTTATCTACAACTTATGATTTTGTTTCTCGACAAGGTTTTGCTCATAAGGATCATCAATTGGTCACTTGATATGTGCGTGCATCTGTCGATTTCCCCTGTGATACTGGAGCTCTGCACTGCACATAGCCATAGCTGACCATTGTTGTCATCCGCGCtatgttattttaaatcaattattaCCCGATTGAGTAAATGTGATcagaaaattgtttttgttatcatgaaattataaaaggagggaaatgtaagggtaattttcttaattgattcttaattgacaacgtgtgtgttaacataaagacaatcatgtgattacaaataacctttcagtgataatccttattactattagaccactttctgaattaactgcttactatgagtctttctctgtctccctccagcagacagacagcctttgacctaatgtctctgcttctcagctagcacattctggtcttacagcaaggtcaacaagggatattcagaagacaaaatactgataaatgttcgtggccagcttcatgtctttttgttttggtaaagcccccccttgtgtgtataagagtgtataagagtcttactgtgtctgatgcaaatcagaaagccagtaagttttctcactttctgtcatttctttgcaaataaatacgaaagttaaactgaagaatagctattgttgttttttactggatctgacgatgctcacctgtgaaatgttaaaaagggcattttcccctaACAGCTCACCACACCTTATTTCTGGGATCTAAATCGGTTGCaaattttaaggtgaaaacaaaaaccaccacAACCTATGCCTCTCTGACCAGGGTAATAGAAGTGGTAGAACTAACAAAGAATTGAGGATAGACATGCTTTATGACCCACTACTGAAAAACAAGGATGAAACCAATGTACAGTAACAGTTCTATAACATcacattcatttcacatttgtttCCCGTGCAAGCACATTCAGAAGGGAAGAGTCAGTGCCAAATATTCTAAGTGTTAATATGAGTTTAAAAGACCTCTGAAACCATGGATAGAAAAGAGCATAAATGATTGGATTGATGGAGGAATTTAAATATACTAGAGACGCTGCAATTGATATTGTAAGATGCACAGATCTGTTCTTCAAAAAGGCATTAAGAAAGGTACTTACATAGTAAGGTACTAAGCACAGTAGGAATACTGCCACTAGAACTCCAAGGGTTTTTGCTGCTTTCCTTTCAGATGCCATTGAGCTATTATGTATTTGTGGGCACTTTCTGACACTCCTaattttatttgcttgttttgtaGCAATAGTGAAAATTTTCAGGTACATAATTATTATCATTGAGcatggcaaaaaaaatacaattatgaaGTCAATAATGGACCATTCATTATTAACTGTAACAATACACTCACCACATGGCACGTTTGCTTTCATGTCAATAATATTTCCATTGAAATAAAGAAGCATCATATTGTAGATTAATGAATACAACCACAGTATTGCTATTATCCTCAAAGTTATATTCGTTGTCATTTTCATGGAGTAGTGAAATGGTTTGGAGAGAGCAATATATCGGTCCACTGCAATTAAAGCTACATTATAAATTGATATACAAGTGAGGTAAAATGCTGCTACACTAAATATTGTGCAATACAATATACCAAAGCAACTGTGTGGATCTATCAACATAGTAAAATAAAGGGGCATCACAAGTACCCCAACAAGAAAGTCTGCCATcgccagagagagcaggaggaaatTAGTTGGTGTTTGAAGCTGCTTGAAGTGACAGATGGAGATGATCACAAGCAGGTTTCCACACATCGTCAGTGAGACAACTACTGCTACAGATATATACAGCAGTACATAAGCTGCTTTTCGGGAACTGTCCAAACAGGAAATGTTTGAATGGACGGAGGATTCCTCTTCTGTGAGATTCATGAAGGACGTGGCTACAGTTTCACTGAACAATAAAACCTTCTGTCATTATAGATCATATaggaaatctaaaaaataaattaatacgaTTGTGTGAATTTGCATGAAAAGTGTAGCATCATGCATGTTTCTCGTCTTGCAGAGTCCTTTTGGATCATTAAGAGCATTGAGTCACATTTATATAAAGAGGttaccattgttttttttcttttggtggcTGTTAATCCCCATCAGATTAAATGATATGTGTTTGTACAGGGGGTTGTGTTTGGAGACATAGAGCAAAACCTGACCAGTGATGTAATCAAATAATACAATCAGAGGTTACAAGAGGGGCTAACACTTGTTGATTCCAGAAGTACAGTGGTACCAGAGTGGATTTCATTTATGTGAAGTCACCTTTCTTCATCCAATTGAGCAAAACATTGTATTCATTTCATaaaagctcttatccagaatttacattattttcttcaaattggtctggactgaccttcaaaaattagcctctagaatttcttgatatttggtggaatccattctttctTCCACTCtcacaatattttctgtgcctccagctgccacacagccccacagcatAATGGATCCAACTCCATGCTTAACCCCATCCACAATGTTGAGTCGTCAaagtcccaaattattgttgtattcatatttataaaataacaataactgatgtaataaaactgcaagATGCACATCCCTGTTTGTTAAAAAGACTCCTAATGGAGATGGCACTTTAGATTCATATCTaactcttatttgcaaagcagggaaataaaacagcaggcgtCTCCATGCTATGTTAACGACTTTCAAGGCTGACCGAGTCACAGActgagacaataaaaggcatattctaacaatccttgataccatttatctatgtcaaaaaatcatgttctaatacaagaatacacacacacacacacacacacacacacacacatatatatatatatagcagaCTTTCGTTttgtccttgcttctgatctcagacagcctatttatgtaaaatgtagtcaattgcttacagtaatatgttacttaaaaattgcttacagtaatatgttacttaaatacaaaaatgtctctgtaaaattaaatcttctgggaaatgaatatttggaaatctcaaatgtgttcttttatacgaaCATACACAGATTCTAGTGTCCTAAGCAACTACAGGCCGATATCCAACTTGTAAAATTGTAAGGTAggggactggcggagagccagcagcgactaagggtaatcccttaAAAGCAGACAAacgaacgtgttcgccacaaaatcccgggaggtaaggaaacagaaaataacccGGAGACAAACTCCGACCAAATAAAAGATCCAGTTTAAAAACCAGCTATCAGAAAATAAAGCGACCcttaaaaaacagggcgaacaacccaaccaaaataagtgctAAAAGACGAGCACAGAAAaaaccccagaccggggaccAGAATAAAAGAACATCCTTGTTAAGTACGGcgctgaggacccagacgcagacca encodes:
- the LOC133107464 gene encoding trace amine-associated receptor 9-like; the protein is MRKLSALVDSGAEASFLDRGVATRWGIPLTRMPQSLVANSLSGFFFVGKKDGSLRLCIDYRALNDITKNRYPLPLMAPAFEQLQEATVFTKLDLRNAYHLVRIQENHDIGNRELLAVKLALEEWRHWLVGAQVPFLVWTDHKNLEYLQTAKRLNSRQARKEEKPDTILPTNCFVNAVQLEIEDGAMLRTAKQVPVTAQTTAFFLTTRDIPLRVETRKLAPRYIGPFPITKILSPTAVHLRLPSTMRRIHPTFHVSRIKPAVTHPLCPTPEPPHPPDSSMEAKPTRSRKAAYVLLYISVAVVVSLTMCGNLLVIISICHFKQLQTPTNFLLLSLAMADFLVGVLVMPLYFTMLIDPHSCFGILYCTIFSVAAFYLTCISIYNVALIAVDRYIALSKPFHYSMKMTTNITLRIIAILWLYSLIYNMMLLYFNGNIIDMKANVPCGECIVTVNNEWSIIDFIIVFFLPCSMIIIMYLKIFTIATKQANKIRSVRKCPQIHNSSMASERKAAKTLGVLVAVFLLCLVPYYVSTFLNAFLKNRSVHLTISIAASLVYLNSSINPIIYALFYPWFQRSFKLILTLRIFGTDSSLLNVLARETNVK